The Agrobacterium larrymoorei sequence GACAGTTGCACCCTTGTTCTGGCTGAGCGCCCAATCGGAAATCGCTTCCTGTGTCAGGCGTCCACCGCTGACCATGGCCTGCTGCGATACGACGGCATCCTGCTTGCTTGGGCGACCGCCCTTGGTCGGCAGGCCAGCAGTGAGGCCACTCGTGCTGGAAGCTGCGGGCTTCGGATCGAACTCGTCACCAAAGGTCTCGGCCTTCGGCGTCGCCATCGGATCGAGCTTGGCAACCTGGCGCGGCGCCTCAACCGGTGTCGGTGCGGCATAGGCAGCAACCGAAGACGGGAACGGCGCAGCCGAGGGCATCGCAGCGGCGGTCACGGCAGAGCGCGCATCCTGTCCACTCTGCTCAAGCGCGGCAATCACCGTCGGAGAGAGCGATGCCTGGCTGTCGGCTTCATCATCCTGGCCCTCGATATCGGTATTGGCCGAGGCAAGCAGGGCTTCGGCAACAGCAGGACGGTTGGCCGGAACCGGCACATGGGCAAGCAGCGCATCGGCTGGGGCGTTTTCAGAATCGAGCGATGCCGTCATGACAGAGCCCTGAGCATCGCCACGCATACCGCGCGGTCCAAGAAGGGTCGGAACGGGAACCGAGACTTCAGCCAGATCGGCAAACTTCTGTTCAGCCGGTGCGGCTGTCGGTGTCGGCGTGGTCGCAGCCTGGAGCGCATCCTGAGCGGCATTGCGACCCGGAGAGTAGAGCGCTGTCGCAAGGCCAGTCGAAGCCTCTTCGCCACGGAAGGCCGGGCGTGCGGTCGGCAGCGGTGCATTCACGGCACTCGGCACGGGCGCCGCAGAGGCCACCGCGACCGGGGCTTCTTCCGCCTCTTCCGCTACAGGAGCAGGGGCAGGCGAACGACCAGCCGGGGCTGCGGGCGTTGCGATTTCTTCGGAATCCTCGTCCTCGTCGCCACCGCCAAAGAGGGCTGCAAGAAGCGTCTTGCGCTTGCCACCGGAGGAGGACGTCGCAGGTCCCGAACCAGCCGTGCTGGCAACCTGAATGGACGAGGAGCTGACGCGCTTCTTGTAATCGGCCAGAGCCTGGTCGTAACCCGGCAGCGGCTTGCCGTCGGCAGGCAGGTGAATGGTGTTGCCATTCGGGAAGATGCGAACGAGTTCCTGGCGGCTCATGCGCGGCCAGGCGCGAACATTGCCGACATCCATGTGGACGAAGGGCGAGCCCGATGTCGGGTAGAAGCCAACGCCGCCGATCTGCATCTGCATGCCGATTTCACGCAAGCGGGCGAGCTTCACGCCGGGAATGAAAAAGTCCATCGCCTTGCCGAGCGTGTGCTGGCTGTGCTTGGCAACACCCTTGGTGC is a genomic window containing:
- a CDS encoding DUF882 domain-containing protein translates to MPYLNRNNALAGKSARGLIKDICTKLSARVVTVACLILAAMPIFSVSATEAAAETRSLKLYYIHTKEKAVITFKRNGKYDQKGLQELNRFLRDWRRNQPTKMDPRLFDLVWEVYRRSGATEYINVVSAFRSPETNGMLRSRTKGVAKHSQHTLGKAMDFFIPGVKLARLREIGMQMQIGGVGFYPTSGSPFVHMDVGNVRAWPRMSRQELVRIFPNGNTIHLPADGKPLPGYDQALADYKKRVSSSSIQVASTAGSGPATSSSGGKRKTLLAALFGGGDEDEDSEEIATPAAPAGRSPAPAPVAEEAEEAPVAVASAAPVPSAVNAPLPTARPAFRGEEASTGLATALYSPGRNAAQDALQAATTPTPTAAPAEQKFADLAEVSVPVPTLLGPRGMRGDAQGSVMTASLDSENAPADALLAHVPVPANRPAVAEALLASANTDIEGQDDEADSQASLSPTVIAALEQSGQDARSAVTAAAMPSAAPFPSSVAAYAAPTPVEAPRQVAKLDPMATPKAETFGDEFDPKPAASSTSGLTAGLPTKGGRPSKQDAVVSQQAMVSGGRLTQEAISDWALSQNKGATVRAVKAPRVSNRMLSHDMSASAANATFRQGAKAIDSSRFSSPIRMP